One genomic segment of Acidobacteriota bacterium includes these proteins:
- a CDS encoding ABC transporter permease has translation MPPLLNLALRNGLGNKGRTALTALVIAVAVVSFGVLQTAVRSYYQGAEASAPDRLVTRHKVSLMFELPMAYRDRIREVQGVKAVAHGNWFGGYYQDQKNFFAQFAVDDSYLDLYPEFVLTAEEKKAFLSERKACVIGEKLARRWGWKLGDSIVLTGTIYDGNWEFIVRGIYRGRDRTTDTTAMLFRFDYLNEWVKARYGNDSPVGWYVVQIADPNAAPRIGKTIDAAYADSTAQTLTETEKAFQMSFVSMAGTVVEAIRIISFIVILIVLLVMANTMMMTARERVAQYGVMKTLGFHAPHLVAIIAGEAMVISLAGAALGIALAYPVISVFGAFMESNLGAFFPSFTLQPGTVAAAVGLCAACGVAAAVFPLLTAVRLPIAAALRKVN, from the coding sequence TGAACCTCGCCCTCAGGAACGGACTGGGGAACAAGGGGAGAACGGCGCTGACGGCCCTCGTCATCGCCGTGGCCGTCGTCTCCTTCGGAGTCCTCCAGACCGCGGTGCGCTCCTACTACCAGGGGGCCGAGGCCTCGGCTCCCGACCGCCTCGTCACGCGGCACAAGGTCTCCCTCATGTTCGAGCTCCCGATGGCGTACCGTGATCGCATCCGCGAGGTCCAGGGCGTCAAGGCGGTGGCTCACGGGAACTGGTTCGGGGGGTACTACCAGGACCAGAAGAACTTCTTCGCGCAGTTCGCGGTGGACGACTCGTACCTCGACCTTTACCCGGAGTTCGTCCTGACGGCCGAGGAGAAGAAGGCCTTCCTCTCGGAGCGCAAGGCGTGCGTGATTGGAGAGAAGCTGGCGAGAAGGTGGGGATGGAAGCTGGGCGACTCGATCGTCCTCACCGGCACGATCTACGACGGGAACTGGGAGTTCATCGTCCGCGGCATCTACCGGGGGCGCGACCGGACCACCGACACCACCGCGATGCTCTTCCGGTTCGACTACCTGAACGAGTGGGTGAAGGCGCGCTACGGAAACGACAGCCCCGTGGGGTGGTACGTCGTCCAGATCGCGGATCCGAACGCCGCCCCGCGGATCGGCAAGACCATCGACGCCGCGTACGCCGACAGCACGGCCCAGACGCTCACGGAGACCGAGAAGGCGTTCCAGATGTCGTTCGTCTCCATGGCCGGCACGGTGGTCGAGGCGATCCGGATCATCTCCTTCATCGTCATCCTCATCGTCCTCCTCGTGATGGCCAACACCATGATGATGACGGCGCGGGAGCGCGTCGCGCAGTACGGCGTCATGAAGACCCTCGGGTTTCACGCCCCGCACCTGGTGGCGATCATCGCCGGCGAGGCGATGGTCATTTCGCTCGCGGGGGCGGCCCTCGGGATCGCCCTCGCCTACCCCGTCATCTCGGTCTTCGGCGCCTTCATGGAGTCGAACCTCGGCGCCTTCTTCCCGAGCTTCACGCTTCAGCCGGGCACCGTCGCGGCGGCCGTCGGCCTCTGCGCCGCGTGCGGCGTCGCCGCCGCGGTGTTCCCGCTGCTGACCGCCGTGCGCCTCCCCATCGCGGCCGCGCTCAGGAAAGTGAACTAG
- a CDS encoding ABC transporter permease, with product MAVPIAYSVKNLTARKGTTLLAAAGIGLVVVIFSAVLMLAHGFRKTLVSTGSLDNAIVLRKGATSELVSSIDRDQAAILKTQPEVAVGSDGAPVAASELIVIISAPKRSNGETSNIVVRGVTPDSLNMRPVKLVEGRTWTPGLSELVAGSLIASKFKGCGLGETVHLGGRDWTVVGLFDAGETGFESELWGDAEQVMAAVRRPTYSSVTVKLKDPAGLDTLKERIEKDPRFNAQVQGEREFYDKQSTYIALFIQILGIFVTSVFSLAAILAAMLTMFATISSRTAEIGTLRALGYPRRSILLAFVLESTLVGIVGGVVGILPAFALQYLSFSTTNWTSFSEVAWKFSLSGEIVAASMLFAASMGFLGGLLPAWRAARIPIVDALREG from the coding sequence ATGGCGGTCCCCATCGCCTACAGCGTGAAGAACCTGACGGCGCGCAAGGGGACCACCCTCCTCGCGGCCGCCGGAATCGGGCTGGTCGTCGTCATCTTCTCGGCGGTCCTCATGCTCGCGCACGGCTTCCGCAAGACGCTGGTGAGCACGGGGTCGCTCGATAACGCGATCGTCCTCCGCAAGGGGGCGACCTCGGAGCTGGTGAGCAGCATCGACCGTGACCAGGCGGCAATTCTGAAGACCCAGCCCGAGGTGGCGGTGGGCTCCGACGGGGCGCCCGTGGCCGCCTCCGAGCTCATCGTCATCATCTCGGCGCCGAAGCGATCGAACGGCGAGACGAGCAACATCGTCGTCCGCGGGGTCACCCCCGACTCGCTGAACATGCGGCCGGTGAAGCTCGTCGAGGGACGGACCTGGACTCCGGGGCTCTCCGAGCTCGTGGCAGGAAGCCTGATCGCCTCGAAGTTCAAGGGGTGCGGCCTCGGCGAGACGGTGCACCTCGGAGGGCGCGACTGGACCGTCGTGGGCCTCTTCGATGCCGGCGAGACGGGGTTCGAATCGGAGCTGTGGGGGGATGCCGAGCAGGTGATGGCCGCCGTGCGCCGCCCGACGTACTCATCCGTCACCGTCAAGCTGAAGGACCCCGCAGGTCTCGACACGCTGAAGGAGCGGATCGAAAAGGACCCGCGGTTCAACGCTCAGGTGCAGGGCGAGCGCGAGTTCTACGACAAGCAGTCGACGTACATCGCCCTTTTCATCCAGATCCTGGGGATCTTCGTGACGTCCGTCTTCTCCCTCGCGGCGATCCTGGCCGCGATGCTGACGATGTTCGCGACGATCAGCTCCCGCACGGCCGAGATCGGGACCCTGCGGGCCCTCGGCTACCCGCGCCGGAGCATCCTCCTCGCGTTCGTCCTCGAATCGACGCTCGTGGGCATCGTCGGCGGGGTGGTGGGAATCCTCCCCGCCTTCGCGCTCCAGTACCTCTCGTTCTCGACGACGAACTGGACGTCATTCAGCGAGGTCGCGTGGAAGTTCTCGCTGAGCGGAGAGATCGTCGCGGCGTCGATGCTGTTCGCCGCCTCGATGGGGTTTCTCGGGGGGCTGCTGCCCGCCTGGCGCGCGGCGCGCATCCCCATCGTCGATGCCCTCAGGGAGGGGTGA
- a CDS encoding cold-shock protein: MANGKVKWFNNAKGYGFIEQDGGSDVFVHYSAIQGAGYRSLEEGQQVEFEISQGPKGPQAANVRLIS; the protein is encoded by the coding sequence GTGGCTAACGGCAAGGTGAAGTGGTTCAACAACGCCAAGGGGTACGGTTTCATCGAACAGGACGGCGGCAGCGATGTCTTCGTCCACTACTCGGCCATCCAGGGAGCCGGCTACCGCTCGCTTGAAGAGGGCCAGCAGGTGGAGTTCGAGATCAGCCAGGGGCCCAAGGGCCCGCAGGCTGCCAACGTCCGTCTCATCAGCTAA